From a single Sediminibacterium sp. KACHI17 genomic region:
- the rbfA gene encoding 30S ribosome-binding factor RbfA has protein sequence MEEGKRQRQVAGAIQEEMNDIFRRLNLSMLDGGMVSISSVKVTPDLLEARIYLSLFQVKDTKATMKTIEGRAWEIKKELADKMKHQLRRIPVLHFYLDDTLDYVFKMEEIFKNISEEKKGEESE, from the coding sequence ATGGAAGAAGGAAAACGTCAGCGTCAGGTAGCAGGAGCCATTCAGGAGGAAATGAATGATATTTTCAGGAGACTGAATCTTTCCATGCTCGATGGAGGAATGGTATCTATTTCCTCTGTTAAGGTTACTCCGGATCTGTTAGAAGCAAGAATCTATCTTAGTTTGTTTCAGGTAAAAGATACCAAAGCCACCATGAAAACCATTGAAGGTCGCGCATGGGAGATCAAAAAAGAGTTGGCTGATAAAATGAAACATCAACTTCGCCGAATTCCTGTTCTTCATTTCTATCTTGATGATACCTTGGATTATGTATTTAAGATGGAAGAGATATTTAAAAATATTAGTGAGGAGAAGAAGGGGGAAGAGAGTGAGTAA
- a CDS encoding ABC transporter ATP-binding protein, producing the protein MKRFSRILFYLRSQKQNIVLYLIFTLFSILFSLVSLAMLAPFLQLLFNKAALINVEPEFSLTANGVLNYLKYFISKMITEKGEIYALGAICGLIIISIFFKNVFTYLSFRVLAPMRNYVMTKLRADLYSKILELPIGYFTEQRKGDIISRMSNDANEVEWSVMGTLEALIRDPLNIIIILVFLVMLSPALSLFLLVLLPLTGFIIGRLSRSLKKQSTSSQEKLGTLMSILDETLGGLRVIKAFNAEKILHSKFISNNNTLNQIRNKMNFRKDLASPMSEFLGVLVLSCILWFGGKLVLDGQFGLEPESFITYIVFFTQIINPAKSLSGSFYSAQRGSAAIQRIEEILKAPVTVTDQPNAKTLTEFNDSIEFKNVSFSYEDVTILKNINLKIKKGKTIALVGSSGAGKSTLADLIPRFHDVSGGELLIDGVNIKEYTLHSIRNQMGIVTQEPILFNDTIANNIALGIDHADQEQIEQAARVANAYDFIHRKEEGFDTNIGDRGSKLSGGERQRVTIARAVLKNPPILILDEATSSLDTESERLVQDAINNMMQQRTSIVIAHRLSTIRNADEIIVLQKGEIAERGTHDELLLKGGIYKKLVEMQEVR; encoded by the coding sequence ATGAAGCGCTTTTCAAGAATACTTTTTTACTTAAGGAGTCAGAAGCAAAACATCGTATTGTACCTGATTTTCACCCTATTCTCTATCCTGTTTTCATTGGTATCACTGGCCATGCTTGCGCCTTTTCTTCAATTGCTATTCAATAAAGCAGCCCTGATCAATGTTGAGCCGGAGTTCTCTTTAACTGCCAATGGGGTGTTAAATTATCTCAAATACTTTATCAGTAAAATGATCACTGAAAAAGGTGAGATATATGCTTTAGGTGCAATTTGCGGTCTGATCATCATCTCAATTTTCTTCAAAAACGTCTTCACATACCTCTCTTTTAGGGTATTGGCACCCATGAGAAATTATGTCATGACCAAACTCCGTGCTGACCTTTACAGTAAAATATTAGAACTCCCGATCGGATATTTTACAGAACAAAGGAAAGGCGATATCATCAGTCGCATGAGCAATGACGCTAATGAAGTAGAATGGAGTGTCATGGGAACATTAGAAGCACTGATACGTGATCCTTTAAACATTATCATCATACTGGTTTTTCTGGTGATGCTAAGTCCGGCATTGTCATTATTCCTATTGGTATTACTACCACTTACCGGTTTTATCATTGGCAGACTGAGTCGTTCACTGAAAAAACAATCTACTTCCTCACAGGAAAAATTAGGTACACTGATGTCGATTCTTGATGAAACACTTGGTGGACTACGTGTCATCAAAGCATTCAATGCTGAGAAGATTTTACACAGCAAATTCATCAGTAATAACAATACGTTGAACCAGATCCGAAACAAGATGAACTTCAGAAAAGATCTGGCTTCACCGATGTCTGAATTTTTGGGTGTACTGGTATTGTCTTGTATTCTTTGGTTTGGTGGAAAATTGGTATTGGATGGACAATTTGGTTTGGAACCCGAGAGCTTTATTACCTATATCGTATTCTTTACGCAGATCATCAATCCGGCGAAATCCTTATCCGGCTCATTTTACAGCGCACAACGCGGTAGTGCCGCCATTCAACGAATTGAAGAAATTTTAAAAGCACCTGTTACTGTTACAGATCAACCTAATGCAAAGACATTGACCGAATTCAATGATAGCATTGAATTTAAAAATGTTTCTTTTTCTTATGAGGATGTAACCATTTTAAAAAATATCAACCTGAAAATCAAAAAAGGAAAAACCATTGCTTTGGTAGGCTCATCAGGTGCGGGAAAAAGTACATTGGCAGATCTTATCCCGCGTTTTCATGATGTCAGTGGTGGTGAGTTGCTGATAGATGGTGTAAACATCAAGGAGTACACGTTACACTCAATTCGGAATCAGATGGGGATCGTAACGCAGGAGCCGATCTTGTTCAATGATACCATTGCGAATAATATTGCGTTAGGTATCGATCATGCAGATCAAGAGCAAATAGAACAGGCAGCACGGGTTGCCAATGCCTATGATTTTATTCATCGTAAAGAAGAAGGATTTGATACCAATATTGGTGACAGAGGAAGTAAACTCAGTGGCGGCGAACGTCAGCGTGTAACCATTGCACGTGCTGTATTGAAGAATCCACCAATTTTAATTTTGGATGAAGCTACTTCATCTCTTGATACAGAAAGTGAAAGACTGGTACAAGATGCGATCAATAACATGATGCAACAAAGAACCTCAATTGTCATTGCCCATCGCCTCTCCACGATTCGCAATGCTGACGAGATCATCGTTCTCCAAAAAGGAGAAATCGCAGAAAGAGGTACACACGATGAATTACTGTTAAAAGGAGGGATTTATAAGAAATTAGTTGAAATGCAGGAAGTGAGATGA
- a CDS encoding ABC transporter permease, which translates to MNVLFAWRYFRSKKSTNAINVIAWISVTAITVGCAALIIILSVFNGFEELVKGLYTDFYTDIRISPAKGKTILLNHQLQQQIKSTPGVAVFSLVAEEKALLVNGPYQSIVLVKGVDEQYVTTNKITEHIKRGKFSLGTLEDPSIVLGYGIENAIGADVERGVYPLTLYTPNRKANFNSLDGLSVNNIRASGTFQVQQEFDNKYAFTNLAFFRYMLNMEADEYSAAEIKVRGDADQVKEQLQATLGDKYIVQTRYEQNKSLYAVMQMEKWVIYAILSLILIVAAFNMIGALTMLVLEKQKDIAVLQAMGASQKRIQAIFLSEGLLLAGFGAALGMLLATLICWLQIKFELIKLAGDTFIVKAYPVKLIATDYLLVLGTVTIIGFLAAWIPSRKASRQELALK; encoded by the coding sequence GTGAACGTTCTATTTGCTTGGCGCTATTTTAGGTCAAAAAAATCTACCAATGCCATCAATGTCATTGCATGGATCAGCGTTACGGCTATAACGGTGGGGTGTGCTGCATTGATCATTATTCTCAGTGTTTTCAATGGTTTTGAAGAGTTGGTAAAAGGGTTGTACACAGATTTTTATACCGATATCCGTATTTCTCCTGCAAAAGGCAAAACCATCTTACTCAATCATCAACTTCAGCAACAGATCAAATCAACACCCGGAGTGGCTGTCTTCAGTTTGGTTGCAGAAGAGAAAGCATTGTTGGTGAATGGTCCTTATCAATCAATTGTACTTGTAAAGGGAGTTGATGAGCAATATGTAACTACCAATAAAATTACGGAACATATCAAGCGTGGTAAGTTCTCTTTGGGTACATTGGAAGACCCATCTATTGTTTTGGGTTATGGAATTGAAAATGCGATTGGAGCAGATGTGGAGCGGGGTGTATATCCTCTTACATTGTACACTCCGAATCGGAAAGCAAATTTTAATTCTTTGGATGGACTCAGTGTCAATAATATCCGCGCGAGTGGTACATTCCAGGTACAACAAGAGTTTGATAACAAATATGCTTTTACCAATCTGGCTTTCTTTCGTTATATGCTGAATATGGAAGCAGATGAGTATAGCGCTGCGGAAATTAAAGTGCGTGGTGATGCAGATCAGGTCAAAGAACAGTTGCAGGCGACACTGGGAGATAAGTATATTGTTCAAACCAGGTATGAGCAAAACAAAAGTTTGTATGCTGTTATGCAAATGGAAAAGTGGGTGATCTATGCCATCCTTTCTTTGATACTGATTGTAGCCGCTTTCAATATGATCGGTGCACTGACGATGCTGGTTTTGGAAAAGCAAAAAGATATAGCTGTATTACAAGCGATGGGTGCTTCTCAAAAAAGAATACAAGCGATTTTTCTTTCTGAAGGATTGCTGCTGGCAGGTTTTGGCGCGGCTCTTGGAATGTTGTTGGCGACCCTTATATGTTGGTTACAAATTAAGTTTGAACTTATCAAATTGGCAGGAGATACATTCATCGTCAAAGCCTATCCTGTAAAGCTGATAGCAACTGATTATTTATTGGTATTGGGAACAGTTACCATCATTGGTTTTCTTGCAGCATGGATCCCATCCCGAAAAGCCAGTCGCCAAGAGCTTGCGCTCAAATAA